The Arachis hypogaea cultivar Tifrunner chromosome 19, arahy.Tifrunner.gnm2.J5K5, whole genome shotgun sequence genome has a window encoding:
- the LOC112779452 gene encoding LEAF RUST 10 DISEASE-RESISTANCEUS RECEPTOR-LIKE PROTEIN KINASE-like 1.1 isoform X4 has translation MFDFQVNWRVNNFTIFFPYIQIVLEVELSSDCRHCIHHRRGHCQLDSQGNFLCVTGIGISVIIIIGVLLIIWSRKARCGVGLSPNTEPESCSVFFGIPVFSYKDLELATKYFDRSRVLGDGGFGTVYYGKLKDGREVAIKRLYENNYRRVEQFMNEVKILTRLRHANLVSLYGCTSRHSHELLLVYEFISNGTVASHLHGGSARPAFLPWHIRMKVAIETATALAYLHASDIIHRDVKTNNILLDNNFCVKVADFGMSRLFPNDVTHVSTAPQGTPGYLDPEYHQFYQLTSKSDVYSFGVVLIELISSMPAIDMRRHKDEISLANLATNKISKGAIAELVDPSLGFESDSDVRRGVNLVAELAFQCLQRDRDLRPSMDAVLEALKRTESKKEEAEVSHGDAHSAADHEEMKVLNQMNATPSSSPTAVTDKWDSESTTTPPSVTAQSRIQSKNRILFYRSS, from the exons ATGTTTGATTTCCAAGTCAACTGGCGTGTCAACAACTTCACAATATTCTTTCCATATATCCAG ATCGTGTTGGAAGTAGAATTATCCAGTGATTGTAGACACTGTATTCATCACAGAAGAGGACACTGTCAACTTGACTCCCAAGGAAACTTCCTTTGCGTCACAG GTATTGGAATCTCGGTAATAATTATAATCGGCGTGTTGCTGATTATATGGAGTAGGAAAGCCAGATGCGGTGTTGGTTTGTCCCCAAATACAGAACCAGAGAGCTGCAGTGTCTTCTTTGGGATCCCTGTCTTCTCCTATAAGGATCTTGAACTCGCAACAAAATATTTTGATCGTTCCAGAGTACTTGGTGATGGAGGCTTTGGCACTGTTTACTATG GAAAACTAAAAGATGGACGTGAAGTTGCCATCAAGCGCCTATACGAGAACAACTATAGGCGTGTAGAACAATTCATGAATGAAGTTAAGATCTTAACTCGCTTGCGACATGCAAATCTTGTGTCCCTCTATGGCTGCACTTCACGTCACAGCCATGAGCTCCTGCTTGTTTATGAATTCATTTCAAACGGCACAGTAGCTAGTCATCTCCATGGTGGATCAGCAAGGCCTGCCTTTCTGCCTTGGCATATCCGAATGAAAGTTGCCATAGAGACTGCAACAGCATTGGCATATCTCCATGCTTCAGACATCATTCACCGCGATGTGAAGACCAACAACATTCTCCTGGACAACAACTTTTGTGTTAAGGTTGCAGATTTCGGGATGTCAAGACTGTTCCCGAATGACGTCACACATGTATCCACAGCTCCACAAGGCACCCCTGGCTATCTTGATCCAGAATATCACCAATTCTACCAGCTAACAAGCAAGAGTGATGTGTATAGTTTCGGAGTTGTGCTCATTGAGTTAATATCATCCATGCCAGCAATTGATATGAGAAGGCATAAGGATGAGATTAGCTTGGCAAATCTAGCCACAAACAAGATTAGCAAAGGTGCAATTGCAGAGTTGGTTGATCCTTCCCTTGGTTTTGAGTCAGATAGTGATGTTAGAAGGGGAGTAAATTTGGTAGCTGAATTGGCATTTCAGTGTTTACAAAGGGACAGGGACTTGAGGCCCTCAATGGATGCGGTGTTGGAGGCACTGAAGAGAACAGAGAGTAAAAAGGAAGAGGCTGAGGTGTCACATGGTGATGCGCATTCAGCAGCagatcatgaagaaatgaaagtgTTGAATCAAATGAATGCAACACCTTCATCTTCTCCAACGGCAGTGACTGATAAGTGGGATAGTGAATCTACTACTACACCACCTAGTGTCACTGCTCAATCACGTATTCAATCTAAAAATAGGATCCTATTTTATAGAAGTTCTTAA
- the LOC112779452 gene encoding LEAF RUST 10 DISEASE-RESISTANCEUS RECEPTOR-LIKE PROTEIN KINASE-like 1.1 isoform X2 produces MAPLFLLKTLILCELMFVFHVKAESEKCPTSFECGKLGTIMFPFTDSKRPQCGVLAIHGCRDNNPNAQQVVLNNKPNGRFAVLDIDFHTITITDLALHKSLKSQSQTQRCKAFSNNLSLPLMPSSPLGYSYAKFNKTLFTCPSNNLSLPGSFYNYNNCSNYHIYYDGFQSLGDSPDLRRPGPLAACSKIHFALKDVSNDTDPFSFLSDQIVLEVELSSDCRHCIHHRRGHCQLDSQGNFLCVTGIGISVIIIIGVLLIIWSRKARCGVGLSPNTEPESCSVFFGIPVFSYKDLELATKYFDRSRVLGDGGFGTVYYGKLKDGREVAIKRLYENNYRRVEQFMNEVKILTRLRHANLVSLYGCTSRHSHELLLVYEFISNGTVASHLHGGSARPAFLPWHIRMKVAIETATALAYLHASDIIHRDVKTNNILLDNNFCVKVADFGMSRLFPNDVTHVSTAPQGTPGYLDPEYHQFYQLTSKSDVYSFGVVLIELISSMPAIDMRRHKDEISLANLATNKISKGAIAELVDPSLGFESDSDVRRGVNLVAELAFQCLQRDRDLRPSMDAVLEALKRTESKKEEAEVSHGDAHSAADHEEMKVLNQMNATPSSSPTAVTDKWDSESTTTPPSVTAQSRIQSKNRILFYRSS; encoded by the exons ATGGCTCCCCTTTTTCTGTTGAAAACTCTGATTCTGTGTGAGCTTATGTTTGTGTTTCATGTGAAAGCTGAGAGTGAAAAGtgtccaacctcttttgagtgTGGGAAACTTGGCACCATCATGTTCCCTTTCACTGACTCAAAACGGCCTCAATGTGGCGTATTGGCCATACACGGCTGCCGTGATAACAATCCAAATGCCCAGCAAGTCGTATTAAACAACAAACCAAATGGAAGGTTTGCTGTTTTAGACATTGACTTTCATACCATAACGATAACCGATTTGGCTCTACATAAATCTTTGAAATCCCAATCGCAGACGCAGCGTTGCAAAGCCTTCAGCAATAATTTGAGTCTACCTCTGATGCCCAGCTCGCCCTTAGGTTATTCATACGCCAAATTCAATAAAACACTATTCACATGTCCTTCCAATAATCTGAGCCTTCCTGGGTCATTTTATAACTATAACAACTGCTCTAACTACCACATCTACTATGATGGCTTTCAAAGTCTCGGAGATTCTCCTGACTTACGGCGGCCAGGCCCTTTAGCAGCATGTTCCAAGATTCATTTTGCATTAAAAGACGTATCAAATGATACAGACCCCTTCTCATTTCTGTCTGATCAGATCGTGTTGGAAGTAGAATTATCCAGTGATTGTAGACACTGTATTCATCACAGAAGAGGACACTGTCAACTTGACTCCCAAGGAAACTTCCTTTGCGTCACAG GTATTGGAATCTCGGTAATAATTATAATCGGCGTGTTGCTGATTATATGGAGTAGGAAAGCCAGATGCGGTGTTGGTTTGTCCCCAAATACAGAACCAGAGAGCTGCAGTGTCTTCTTTGGGATCCCTGTCTTCTCCTATAAGGATCTTGAACTCGCAACAAAATATTTTGATCGTTCCAGAGTACTTGGTGATGGAGGCTTTGGCACTGTTTACTATG GAAAACTAAAAGATGGACGTGAAGTTGCCATCAAGCGCCTATACGAGAACAACTATAGGCGTGTAGAACAATTCATGAATGAAGTTAAGATCTTAACTCGCTTGCGACATGCAAATCTTGTGTCCCTCTATGGCTGCACTTCACGTCACAGCCATGAGCTCCTGCTTGTTTATGAATTCATTTCAAACGGCACAGTAGCTAGTCATCTCCATGGTGGATCAGCAAGGCCTGCCTTTCTGCCTTGGCATATCCGAATGAAAGTTGCCATAGAGACTGCAACAGCATTGGCATATCTCCATGCTTCAGACATCATTCACCGCGATGTGAAGACCAACAACATTCTCCTGGACAACAACTTTTGTGTTAAGGTTGCAGATTTCGGGATGTCAAGACTGTTCCCGAATGACGTCACACATGTATCCACAGCTCCACAAGGCACCCCTGGCTATCTTGATCCAGAATATCACCAATTCTACCAGCTAACAAGCAAGAGTGATGTGTATAGTTTCGGAGTTGTGCTCATTGAGTTAATATCATCCATGCCAGCAATTGATATGAGAAGGCATAAGGATGAGATTAGCTTGGCAAATCTAGCCACAAACAAGATTAGCAAAGGTGCAATTGCAGAGTTGGTTGATCCTTCCCTTGGTTTTGAGTCAGATAGTGATGTTAGAAGGGGAGTAAATTTGGTAGCTGAATTGGCATTTCAGTGTTTACAAAGGGACAGGGACTTGAGGCCCTCAATGGATGCGGTGTTGGAGGCACTGAAGAGAACAGAGAGTAAAAAGGAAGAGGCTGAGGTGTCACATGGTGATGCGCATTCAGCAGCagatcatgaagaaatgaaagtgTTGAATCAAATGAATGCAACACCTTCATCTTCTCCAACGGCAGTGACTGATAAGTGGGATAGTGAATCTACTACTACACCACCTAGTGTCACTGCTCAATCACGTATTCAATCTAAAAATAGGATCCTATTTTATAGAAGTTCTTAA
- the LOC112779730 gene encoding uncharacterized protein, with protein sequence MAALHKFKLFASHCGVAQSPTQSPRASPLVQLRRPKTTLRTLLSLSLSRSPRPQEPPLLQDHVSLEKQSKDLMMRRHSLKDLFVSSPPREEADRATAATLLGSVGVGSMGLSGPGPWRDGPGSSSSVWRGFRCRSLLKRKANWRPLLLTIPEDDA encoded by the coding sequence ATGGCCGCTCTCCACAAATTCAAGCTCTTCGCGTCGCATTGCGGCGTTGCACAGAGCCCAACCCAAAGCCCAAGAGCCAGCCCACTAGTTCAGCTCCGTCGCCCCAAGACCACCTTGCGCACGCTGCTGAGCCTGAGCCTGAGCCGGTCACCTCGGCCGCAAGAGCCACCGCTTCTGCAGGACCACGTGTCATTGGAAAAGCAGAGCAAGGATCTGATGATGCGGAGGCACTCGCTTAAGGATCTGTTCGTGTCTTCGCCGCCTAGAGAGGAGGCAGACCGTGCCACTGCTGCTACATTGTTGGGCTCAGTGGGTGTTGGGAGTATGGGCCTTAGTGGGCCAGGCCCATGGAGGGATGGGCCTGGATCGAGCAGCTCTGTATGGAGGGGTTTCCGTTGCAGGTCGTTACTGAAAAGGAAGGCTAATTGGCGGCCTCTGCTGCTCACCATTCCCGAGGACGACGCATAG
- the LOC112779452 gene encoding LEAF RUST 10 DISEASE-RESISTANCEUS RECEPTOR-LIKE PROTEIN KINASE-like 1.1 isoform X1 — translation MAPLFLLKTLILCELMFVFHVKAESEKCPTSFECGKLGTIMFPFTDSKRPQCGVLAIHGCRDNNPNAQQVVLNNKPNGRFAVLDIDFHTITITDLALHKSLKSQSQTQRCKAFSNNLSLPLMPSSPLGYSYAKFNKTLFTCPSNNLSLPGSFYNYNNCSNYHIYYDGFQSLGDSPDLRRPGPLAACSKIHFALKDVSNDTDPFSFLSDQIVLEVELSSDCRHCIHHRRGHCQLDSQGNFLCVTDMSLAMKLGLGIGISVIIIIGVLLIIWSRKARCGVGLSPNTEPESCSVFFGIPVFSYKDLELATKYFDRSRVLGDGGFGTVYYGKLKDGREVAIKRLYENNYRRVEQFMNEVKILTRLRHANLVSLYGCTSRHSHELLLVYEFISNGTVASHLHGGSARPAFLPWHIRMKVAIETATALAYLHASDIIHRDVKTNNILLDNNFCVKVADFGMSRLFPNDVTHVSTAPQGTPGYLDPEYHQFYQLTSKSDVYSFGVVLIELISSMPAIDMRRHKDEISLANLATNKISKGAIAELVDPSLGFESDSDVRRGVNLVAELAFQCLQRDRDLRPSMDAVLEALKRTESKKEEAEVSHGDAHSAADHEEMKVLNQMNATPSSSPTAVTDKWDSESTTTPPSVTAQSRIQSKNRILFYRSS, via the exons ATGGCTCCCCTTTTTCTGTTGAAAACTCTGATTCTGTGTGAGCTTATGTTTGTGTTTCATGTGAAAGCTGAGAGTGAAAAGtgtccaacctcttttgagtgTGGGAAACTTGGCACCATCATGTTCCCTTTCACTGACTCAAAACGGCCTCAATGTGGCGTATTGGCCATACACGGCTGCCGTGATAACAATCCAAATGCCCAGCAAGTCGTATTAAACAACAAACCAAATGGAAGGTTTGCTGTTTTAGACATTGACTTTCATACCATAACGATAACCGATTTGGCTCTACATAAATCTTTGAAATCCCAATCGCAGACGCAGCGTTGCAAAGCCTTCAGCAATAATTTGAGTCTACCTCTGATGCCCAGCTCGCCCTTAGGTTATTCATACGCCAAATTCAATAAAACACTATTCACATGTCCTTCCAATAATCTGAGCCTTCCTGGGTCATTTTATAACTATAACAACTGCTCTAACTACCACATCTACTATGATGGCTTTCAAAGTCTCGGAGATTCTCCTGACTTACGGCGGCCAGGCCCTTTAGCAGCATGTTCCAAGATTCATTTTGCATTAAAAGACGTATCAAATGATACAGACCCCTTCTCATTTCTGTCTGATCAGATCGTGTTGGAAGTAGAATTATCCAGTGATTGTAGACACTGTATTCATCACAGAAGAGGACACTGTCAACTTGACTCCCAAGGAAACTTCCTTTGCGTCACAG ATATGAGTTTGGCTATGAAGTTAGGACTGG GTATTGGAATCTCGGTAATAATTATAATCGGCGTGTTGCTGATTATATGGAGTAGGAAAGCCAGATGCGGTGTTGGTTTGTCCCCAAATACAGAACCAGAGAGCTGCAGTGTCTTCTTTGGGATCCCTGTCTTCTCCTATAAGGATCTTGAACTCGCAACAAAATATTTTGATCGTTCCAGAGTACTTGGTGATGGAGGCTTTGGCACTGTTTACTATG GAAAACTAAAAGATGGACGTGAAGTTGCCATCAAGCGCCTATACGAGAACAACTATAGGCGTGTAGAACAATTCATGAATGAAGTTAAGATCTTAACTCGCTTGCGACATGCAAATCTTGTGTCCCTCTATGGCTGCACTTCACGTCACAGCCATGAGCTCCTGCTTGTTTATGAATTCATTTCAAACGGCACAGTAGCTAGTCATCTCCATGGTGGATCAGCAAGGCCTGCCTTTCTGCCTTGGCATATCCGAATGAAAGTTGCCATAGAGACTGCAACAGCATTGGCATATCTCCATGCTTCAGACATCATTCACCGCGATGTGAAGACCAACAACATTCTCCTGGACAACAACTTTTGTGTTAAGGTTGCAGATTTCGGGATGTCAAGACTGTTCCCGAATGACGTCACACATGTATCCACAGCTCCACAAGGCACCCCTGGCTATCTTGATCCAGAATATCACCAATTCTACCAGCTAACAAGCAAGAGTGATGTGTATAGTTTCGGAGTTGTGCTCATTGAGTTAATATCATCCATGCCAGCAATTGATATGAGAAGGCATAAGGATGAGATTAGCTTGGCAAATCTAGCCACAAACAAGATTAGCAAAGGTGCAATTGCAGAGTTGGTTGATCCTTCCCTTGGTTTTGAGTCAGATAGTGATGTTAGAAGGGGAGTAAATTTGGTAGCTGAATTGGCATTTCAGTGTTTACAAAGGGACAGGGACTTGAGGCCCTCAATGGATGCGGTGTTGGAGGCACTGAAGAGAACAGAGAGTAAAAAGGAAGAGGCTGAGGTGTCACATGGTGATGCGCATTCAGCAGCagatcatgaagaaatgaaagtgTTGAATCAAATGAATGCAACACCTTCATCTTCTCCAACGGCAGTGACTGATAAGTGGGATAGTGAATCTACTACTACACCACCTAGTGTCACTGCTCAATCACGTATTCAATCTAAAAATAGGATCCTATTTTATAGAAGTTCTTAA
- the LOC112776909 gene encoding probable protein phosphatase 2C 15 gives MASGEGRRRHHDLVPLAALLKREMKSEKMEKPTVRYGHAAQSKKGEDYFLVKTDCQRVPGNPSTSFSVFAIFDGHNGNAAAIFAREHLLNHVLSALPRGLGRDEWLQALPRALVAGFVNTDKEFQSRGETSGTTATFVIVDRWTVTVASVGDSRCILDTQGGAVTTLTVDHRLEENIEERERVTASGGEVGRLSIVGGAEIGPLRCWPGGLCLSRSIGDMDVGEFIVPVPYVKQVKLSNAGGRLVIASDGIWDAVSSEVAAKSCRGLPAELAATQVVKEALRTRGLKDDTTCIVVDIIPPDNELPPTPPPKKHNKFRELFFRKRSRDSAGKLSKKLSAINIVEELFEEGSAMLAERLGSDENSGQSTSGLFVCAVCQVDLAPSEGISVHAGSIFSTSSKPWQGPFLCFDCRDKKDAMEGKRPSGVKVS, from the exons ATGGCCTCCGGTGAAGGGAGGCGTCGTCACCATGATCTTGTGCCTCTTGCTGCATTGCTTAAGAGGGAGATGAAGAGTGAGAAGATGGAGAAGCCCACTGTTAGATATGGTCATGCCGCTCAGTCTAAGAAAGGGGAAGATTACTTTCTAGTCAAGACTGATTGTCAGCGAGTACCCGGGAACCCTTCAACTTCCTTTTCTGTTTTTGCG ATCTTTGATGGACACAATGGAAATGCTGCAGCCATTTTTGCTAGAGAGCATTTGTTAAATCATGTATTGAGTGCTCTTCCTCGAGGGCTTGGACGAGATGAGTGGTTGCAAGCTTTGCCTAGGGCATTGGTTGCGGGATTTGTTAATACTGATAAGGAATTTCAGAGCAGAG GAGAAACTTCTGGAACCACAGCTACGTTTGTGATAGTGGATAGGTGGACTGTGACAGTTGCATCTGTTGGAGATTCCCGTTGTATACTAGATACACAGGGTGGTGCTGTTACCACCTTAACGGTTGATCACAGACTTGAAGAAAATATTGAAGA GAGGGAACGTGTTACTGCAAGTGGAGGTGAAGTTGGGAGGCTTAGCATTGTTGGTGGTGCTGAG ATTGGTCCTCTTCGTTGCTGGCCTGGGGGTCTATGCCTTTCAAGGTCAATAGGAGATATGGATGTTGGGGAGTTCATAGTTCCAGTACCATATGTCAAACAAGTGAAG CTATCAAATGCTGGTGGTAGGCTTGTAATTGCTTCTGATGGCATCTGGGATGCCGTGTCCTCCGAAGTGGCTGCTAAATCTTGTCGTGGTTTGCCTGCTGAACTTGCGGCTACGCAGGTTGTGAAG GAAGCACTAAGGACAAGAGGGTTAAAGGATGATACAACTTGTATAGTAGTTGACATAATCCCACCTGATAATGAGTTGCCACCAACTCCTCCCCCCAAAAAGCATAACAAGTTCAGAGAGCTTTTCTTCAGGAAAAGGTCCCGTGATTCTGCCGGTAAACTGTCAAAGAAGCTTTCAGCTATAAATATAGTGGAGGAACTCTTTGAAGAAGGATCAGCAATGCTTGCTGAAAG ATTAGGGAGTGATGAGAACTCAGGGCAATCAACATCTGGCCTTTTTGTTTGTGCTGTGTGTCAAGTTGATCTTGCTCCAAGTGAGGGTATCTCAGTCCATGCGGGTTCCATCTTTTCCACCAGCTCCAAGCCCTGGCAAGGACCTTTTCTGTGCTTTGATTGTCGCGATAAGAAGGATGCAATGGAGGGAAAACGCCCCAGTGGAGTTAAAGTGTCCTAG
- the LOC112779452 gene encoding LEAF RUST 10 DISEASE-RESISTANCEUS RECEPTOR-LIKE PROTEIN KINASE-like 1.1 isoform X3, protein MFDFQVNWRVNNFTIFFPYIQIVLEVELSSDCRHCIHHRRGHCQLDSQGNFLCVTDMSLAMKLGLGIGISVIIIIGVLLIIWSRKARCGVGLSPNTEPESCSVFFGIPVFSYKDLELATKYFDRSRVLGDGGFGTVYYGKLKDGREVAIKRLYENNYRRVEQFMNEVKILTRLRHANLVSLYGCTSRHSHELLLVYEFISNGTVASHLHGGSARPAFLPWHIRMKVAIETATALAYLHASDIIHRDVKTNNILLDNNFCVKVADFGMSRLFPNDVTHVSTAPQGTPGYLDPEYHQFYQLTSKSDVYSFGVVLIELISSMPAIDMRRHKDEISLANLATNKISKGAIAELVDPSLGFESDSDVRRGVNLVAELAFQCLQRDRDLRPSMDAVLEALKRTESKKEEAEVSHGDAHSAADHEEMKVLNQMNATPSSSPTAVTDKWDSESTTTPPSVTAQSRIQSKNRILFYRSS, encoded by the exons ATGTTTGATTTCCAAGTCAACTGGCGTGTCAACAACTTCACAATATTCTTTCCATATATCCAG ATCGTGTTGGAAGTAGAATTATCCAGTGATTGTAGACACTGTATTCATCACAGAAGAGGACACTGTCAACTTGACTCCCAAGGAAACTTCCTTTGCGTCACAG ATATGAGTTTGGCTATGAAGTTAGGACTGG GTATTGGAATCTCGGTAATAATTATAATCGGCGTGTTGCTGATTATATGGAGTAGGAAAGCCAGATGCGGTGTTGGTTTGTCCCCAAATACAGAACCAGAGAGCTGCAGTGTCTTCTTTGGGATCCCTGTCTTCTCCTATAAGGATCTTGAACTCGCAACAAAATATTTTGATCGTTCCAGAGTACTTGGTGATGGAGGCTTTGGCACTGTTTACTATG GAAAACTAAAAGATGGACGTGAAGTTGCCATCAAGCGCCTATACGAGAACAACTATAGGCGTGTAGAACAATTCATGAATGAAGTTAAGATCTTAACTCGCTTGCGACATGCAAATCTTGTGTCCCTCTATGGCTGCACTTCACGTCACAGCCATGAGCTCCTGCTTGTTTATGAATTCATTTCAAACGGCACAGTAGCTAGTCATCTCCATGGTGGATCAGCAAGGCCTGCCTTTCTGCCTTGGCATATCCGAATGAAAGTTGCCATAGAGACTGCAACAGCATTGGCATATCTCCATGCTTCAGACATCATTCACCGCGATGTGAAGACCAACAACATTCTCCTGGACAACAACTTTTGTGTTAAGGTTGCAGATTTCGGGATGTCAAGACTGTTCCCGAATGACGTCACACATGTATCCACAGCTCCACAAGGCACCCCTGGCTATCTTGATCCAGAATATCACCAATTCTACCAGCTAACAAGCAAGAGTGATGTGTATAGTTTCGGAGTTGTGCTCATTGAGTTAATATCATCCATGCCAGCAATTGATATGAGAAGGCATAAGGATGAGATTAGCTTGGCAAATCTAGCCACAAACAAGATTAGCAAAGGTGCAATTGCAGAGTTGGTTGATCCTTCCCTTGGTTTTGAGTCAGATAGTGATGTTAGAAGGGGAGTAAATTTGGTAGCTGAATTGGCATTTCAGTGTTTACAAAGGGACAGGGACTTGAGGCCCTCAATGGATGCGGTGTTGGAGGCACTGAAGAGAACAGAGAGTAAAAAGGAAGAGGCTGAGGTGTCACATGGTGATGCGCATTCAGCAGCagatcatgaagaaatgaaagtgTTGAATCAAATGAATGCAACACCTTCATCTTCTCCAACGGCAGTGACTGATAAGTGGGATAGTGAATCTACTACTACACCACCTAGTGTCACTGCTCAATCACGTATTCAATCTAAAAATAGGATCCTATTTTATAGAAGTTCTTAA
- the LOC112780045 gene encoding LEAF RUST 10 DISEASE-RESISTANCEUS RECEPTOR-LIKE PROTEIN KINASE-like 1.1, with protein MVLIYVLRFFLVSHLLLNWGVNGDREECPDSFDCGSLGSFHFPLTTAERPDCGALAIHGCDDHKQQSQYLLIGGEKFPVTRIGKKSLFTSNLVYVIDNHLSQYLESGSCNAFTHNITLPSVSPLIGFFTISNNVTLFKCKSNLNVSTPQTYFKNSTSCDYDIVFGPPNSDDDASVSTHPSIAGCSSVELPAVYGLPISANPFAFLTAEIPIHFNPSVKCAQCRHDTRVPHGQCFLDREGKPYCATRKDKKGTRMLALALGLGLGPWIIFGLILILKNHKRKQSTAHVQLQSTMASADSSHSPDVQTDRIFFGVPIYSYKELQEATNNFDNTRKLGDGGFGTVYYGKLEDGREVAVKHLFDHNYRRVEQFMNEIEILTRMRHRNLVSLYGCTSRHSRELLLVYEYIPNGTVASHLHGTLARAGLLTWPIRMQIAIDTATALAFLHISDIIHRDVKTNNILLDIDFSVKVADFGLSRLFPNNVTHVSTAPQGSPGYLDPEYFQCYQLTAKSDVYSFGVVLMELISSMPAVDHTRERDEISLANLAAKKIQKGALSELVDPSLGFDTNQEVKRKITMVAELAFQCVQVDKELRPSMDGVVNALKKIGSANSEPEHVEKGDDSAVISHSEELNGSQDWNQVRFLVREKLRSSPNSLTEKWSSESTTPNASA; from the exons ATGGTACTAATTTATGTTTTGCGGTTCTTTTTGGTTTCACATCTACTCCTCAACTGGGGTGTGAATGGGGACCGTGAAGAGTGTCCAGACTCGTTTGATTGTGGAAGTCTCGGCTCGTTTCACTTCCCTTTAACCACCGCAGAACGCCCTGATTGTGGTGCACTGGCCATCCATGGTTGCGATGATCATAAGCAACAGTCCCAGTACTTACTCATTGGAGGTGAAAAGTTTCCAGTTACACGGATTGGGAAGAAAAGTTTGTTCACTTCCAATCTTGTTTACGTTATTGACAATCATCTCTCCCAATATTTGGAATCAGGGAGCTGTAACGCCTTTACCCATAATATTACACTCCCTTCCGTCTCTCCTCTCATTGGTTTCTTCACTATCAGTAACAACGTTACTTTGTTCAAATGCAAGAGCAATCTCAACGTCAGCACGCCGCAAACTTACTTTAAAAATTCTACAAGCTGTGACTACGACATCGTTTTCGGCCCTCCTAATTCAGATGATGATGCATCTGTGTCCACGCACCCTTCCATTGCAGGATGCTCAAGTGTTGAGCTTCCCGCAGTGTATGGCCTTCCAATATCTGCAAACCCATTTGCGTTCTTAACTGCAGAAATTCCCATCCACTTCAATCCATCAGTTAAATGTGCCCAGTGTCGTCATGACACAAGGGTTCCGCATGGCCAATGTTTCCTTGACAGGGAAGGAAAACCTTACTGCGCTACAAG GAAGGACAAAAAAGGGACTCGGATGCTTGCACTCGCACtag GTTTAGGTCTTGGACCTTGGATCATATTTGGGTTGATCCTCATTTTAAAAAACCACAAACGGAAGCAGAGTACCGCACACGTCCAACTCCAATCAACAATGGCTTCTGCTGATTCCAGCCATAGTCCTGATGTACAGACTGACAGGATCTTCTTTGGGGTGCCAATATACTCTTATAAGGAGCTTCAAGAAGCAACCAACAACTTTGACAACACCAGAAAACTCGGAGATGGAGGCTTTGGCACTGTTTACTATG gaaaacttGAAGATGGAAGAGAAGTTGCAGTCAAACACCTATTTGATCACAACTACAGGAGAGTGGAGCAGTTTATGAATGAGATTGAGATCCTCACTCGAATGCGCCACAGAAATCTTGTGTCCCTGTATGGCTGCACTTCACGTCACAGCCGTGAGCTACTTCTTGTGTATGAATACATTCCAAATGGCACGGTTGCTTCTCATCTCCATGGTACTTTAGCAAGGGCCGGTTTACTCACTTGGCCTATTCGAATGCAAATCGCCATAGACACTGCTACTGCATTGGCATTTCTCCATATTTCAGATATCATCCACCGTGATGTCAAAACCAACAACATTCTACTTGACATTGATTTTTCAGTTAAGGTAGCAGACTTTGGTCTTTCAAGACTGTTTCCAAACAATGTCACCCATGTCTCCACGGCTCCACAAGGAAGTCCAGGTTACCTTGACCCTGAATATTTTCAGTGCTACCAACTTACAGCCAAGAGTGATGTATATAGTTTCGGGGTTGTGCTCATGGAGCTGATATCATCTATGCCAGCAGTTGATCATACCAGGGAAAGAGATGAAATTAGCTTGGCGAATCTAGCTGCAAAGAAGATTCAGAAGGGTGCATTGAGTGAGCTGGTGGACCCATCTCTTGGTTTTGATACAAACCAAGAAGTTAAAAGGAAGATAACTATGGTGGCAGAATTGGCTTTCCAGTGTGTGCAAGTGGACAAAGAGCTAAGACCTTCTATGGATGGAGTTGTAAATGCACTCAAGAAAATTGGGAGTGCGAATTCTGAGCCTGAGCATGTAGAGAAAGGAGATGATAGTGCTGTGATCTCTCACAGCGAAGAATTAAATGGGTCGCAGGATTGGAATCAAGTTAGATTCTTAGTGAGAGAGAAGCTAAGGTCTTCACCAAACTCCTTGACTGAGAAATGGTCAAGTGAATCTACTACGCCTAATGCCAGTGCTTAA